The Xanthomonas indica genome has a segment encoding these proteins:
- a CDS encoding Lrp/AsnC family transcriptional regulator encodes MQNRLSVPIVATLDAIDRAILGALAQDARVAISELARQIGLSAPATADRVRRLQHQGVIAGFTVELDPRTLGYTLQAIVRVKPLPGQLHLVEELLQRIPEVVECDKVTGEDCFICRLYLRTIQHLDSILAKVSERAETNTAIVKSMPVPRRLPPLVEDA; translated from the coding sequence ATGCAAAATCGCCTTTCCGTACCCATCGTTGCCACACTCGACGCGATCGACCGCGCCATCCTCGGCGCGCTGGCGCAGGACGCGCGCGTGGCAATCAGCGAACTGGCCCGGCAGATCGGCCTGTCGGCGCCGGCCACCGCCGACCGCGTGCGGCGGTTGCAGCACCAGGGCGTGATCGCCGGGTTCACGGTCGAGCTCGACCCACGCACGCTCGGCTACACCTTGCAGGCGATCGTGCGGGTGAAGCCGCTGCCGGGGCAGTTGCACCTGGTGGAGGAACTGCTGCAGCGCATCCCGGAAGTCGTCGAATGCGACAAGGTGACCGGCGAAGACTGCTTCATCTGCCGGCTGTACCTGCGCACCATCCAGCATCTGGACAGCATCCTGGCGAAAGTCAGCGAACGTGCCGAAACCAACACCGCAATCGTGAAATCCATGCCGGTGCCCAGGCGGCTGCCGCCGCTGGTCGAGGATGCCTAG
- a CDS encoding DMT family transporter, protein MASSEIRRGAAEMVVAMLMSGTIGWLVVSSRQSPVNVVFFRCLFGAATLLIVCAALGLLRRKAFSPRMLALVLLGGVAIVGNWLLLFAAYGRASISMATAVYNTQPFMLVGLGAIVFRERITASTVAWLAVAFVGLVGVVRIAPAVLAVPGEYLQGVALALGAAFLYAVSSIVTKHLKGTPPHLLALLQLGIGIVLLAPFAHFDALPPRPGQWLDLVVLGVVNTGAMYVLLYGAIQKLPTAMIGALSFIYPVVAIAVDRIAFGQSLAWTQVLGALLILLAAAGVNFGWRVLPWPRPARPTIGDVDTGQR, encoded by the coding sequence ATGGCGTCCAGCGAGATCCGCCGTGGTGCGGCCGAGATGGTCGTGGCCATGCTCATGTCCGGCACGATCGGCTGGCTGGTCGTGTCGTCGCGGCAATCGCCGGTCAACGTGGTGTTCTTCCGCTGCCTGTTCGGCGCCGCCACCCTGCTCATCGTCTGCGCGGCGCTGGGCCTGTTGCGACGCAAGGCGTTTTCGCCGCGGATGCTGGCGCTTGTGCTGCTCGGCGGCGTCGCGATCGTGGGCAACTGGCTGCTGCTGTTCGCCGCCTACGGCCGCGCCTCGATTTCGATGGCCACCGCCGTCTACAACACGCAGCCGTTCATGCTGGTCGGGCTGGGCGCGATCGTGTTCCGCGAGCGCATCACCGCCTCGACCGTGGCGTGGCTGGCGGTGGCCTTCGTCGGCCTGGTGGGCGTGGTGCGCATCGCGCCGGCAGTGCTCGCGGTGCCGGGCGAGTACCTGCAGGGCGTCGCGCTGGCGCTGGGCGCGGCGTTTCTGTACGCGGTGTCGTCGATCGTCACCAAGCACCTGAAAGGCACGCCGCCGCACCTGCTGGCGCTGCTGCAACTCGGCATCGGCATCGTGTTGCTGGCGCCGTTCGCGCACTTCGATGCCTTGCCGCCCCGCCCCGGCCAGTGGCTGGATCTGGTGGTGCTCGGCGTGGTCAACACCGGGGCGATGTACGTGCTGCTGTACGGCGCCATCCAGAAACTGCCCACGGCGATGATCGGGGCGCTGTCGTTCATCTATCCGGTGGTGGCGATCGCGGTCGATCGCATCGCCTTCGGGCAGTCGCTGGCGTGGACGCAGGTGCTCGGGGCGCTGCTGATCCTGCTGGCGGCGGCCGGGGTCAACTTCGGCTGGCGCGTGCTGCCGTGGCCGCGCCCCGCGCGGCCGACCATCGGCGACGTCGACACCGGACAACGCTAG
- a CDS encoding ABC transporter ATP-binding protein: MSPIISVQQLTKTYAGGFQALKGIDLEIRRGEIFALLGPNGAGKTTLISIVCGLVTPSSGRVLADGHDIVRDYRAARAKIGLVPQELATDAFETIWATVRFSRGLFGKPRDDAHLERVLRELSLWDKRGSRISTLSGGMKRRVLIAKALAHEPSILFLDEPTAGVDVELRHDMWQMVRRLREQGTTIILTTHYIEEAEDMADRVGVVNRGELVLVEDKRTLMRKLGKKQLALTLQAPLPALPPALATQPLELSADGATLTYTYDAQAEQTGIGPLLRQLEEQGVEIKDLQSSESSLEEIFVNLVRPASAAAEVRA; encoded by the coding sequence GTGTCGCCGATCATTTCCGTGCAACAGCTCACCAAGACCTACGCCGGGGGCTTCCAGGCGCTCAAGGGCATCGACCTGGAGATCCGCCGCGGCGAGATCTTCGCCCTGCTCGGCCCCAACGGCGCCGGCAAGACCACGCTGATCAGCATCGTCTGCGGCCTGGTCACGCCCAGCAGCGGCCGGGTGCTGGCCGATGGCCACGACATCGTGCGCGACTACCGCGCCGCACGCGCCAAGATCGGCCTGGTGCCGCAGGAACTGGCCACCGACGCGTTCGAGACGATATGGGCGACGGTGCGCTTCAGCCGCGGCCTGTTCGGCAAGCCGCGCGACGACGCCCACCTGGAGCGGGTGCTGCGCGAGCTGTCGCTGTGGGACAAGCGCGGCAGCCGCATCTCCACCCTGTCCGGTGGCATGAAGCGGCGCGTGCTGATCGCCAAGGCGCTCGCGCACGAACCGTCCATCCTGTTCCTGGACGAACCCACCGCCGGCGTCGACGTGGAGCTGCGCCACGACATGTGGCAGATGGTGCGGCGCCTGCGCGAGCAGGGCACCACCATCATCCTCACCACCCACTACATCGAGGAGGCCGAGGACATGGCCGACCGTGTCGGCGTGGTCAACCGCGGCGAACTAGTGCTGGTGGAGGACAAGCGCACGCTGATGCGCAAGCTCGGCAAGAAGCAGCTGGCGCTGACCCTGCAGGCGCCGCTGCCGGCGTTGCCGCCGGCGCTGGCGACGCAGCCGCTGGAACTGTCCGCCGACGGCGCCACGCTGACCTACACCTACGACGCGCAGGCCGAGCAGACCGGCATCGGCCCGCTGCTGCGGCAACTGGAGGAGCAGGGCGTGGAGATCAAGGACCTGCAGTCCAGCGAGAGTTCGCTGGAGGA